The sequence below is a genomic window from Halosolutus gelatinilyticus.
CGTCCTCGAGGTCGGGCATCACATGCCACGACTTCTGACCAGCGGGCGTTTCGACCCAGATCACTGGCCAGCCGTCGTGATAATAGTAACCAGCGTACCCTGTTCCCCAGGTCATTGCGACGATCGTCGCGAAGCCGATCGCGAGCAGGTTGCGGTCGTGATACACGTCGTCGATACTTTTCTCGGACTCGTCGGGTGGGTCCATACTCCGCTAAACCGGTGTGACACACATCACGGGGGGTAGAATTGAAACTTCAATAACCAGCAAAATACCAATCGAGACGTGTATTTTTGTAGGTGTATCACCACCTACCTCATGTGATGACAACTGCGTCGGCTCGCGCCCAGCAAGCAACTGAGGCCCACCGCGATGATGAGACGATCCCGTGTGGGATGGTTCGTGCACAGGAGAGCGGAAACAGCGTCTACTCGATCCTTCCCAGTCCGTTTAGTGATAACGAGGAGATCGAGCAAGGAACACCGCTCTACGTTGCGTATGATGTGAAAACGGGATCGTTCATCGTGACGCCGATCGAAGCGTAGCGGTAGTTGAAACACTATTTATCTATTTCAATCTTCCTACGAATATAAACGGACGGATTTGCTAAGTGCATATGCGAATTGAACGCCGATATCTCTCAAATATTGAACTAGTTCGACATTCTGTGGTCATGAGGTGCCGACCGTTCGCTCGAACTTCTGAATTCCGTCGTCGCTCCCCGCGACGATCACTTCATCGTCAACTCCAATTGTTGTACGTTCGTCTGTGCAGACAGTGTCACCGCGTGAAACGCCGATGAGGGTCCATCCATGTTCATCGGTGAGACGAGCGTCTGCCAATGATTTACCGACGAATGGGGCTGCGTCAGCCCGAACAAGACGAATCTGGCTTGTTGGATCAATAACCCTTTCACCGTGGACTTCCGTCGCGACCAGTCGAGCGGATACTTGCTGGATGGAGAGAACATAGTCGGCGCCAGCTCTGAACGCTGCTTTCGTTTTCTCTCCATCTGTTACACGCGCAAGGATTTCGATTTCGCTCGACATTGAGCGAGCTATGGCGATGGTCAACAATGCAGTCGAATCGCCATCAACGGTAACAACCAGTGCAGAGGTGTCGTCGATGCTGGCCTTGCGGAGCGTTTCAGGTTCAGTAACGTCACCGATAACGTCGGGGCTACGCCCTTCTGATTCGTCGACAGTTGTCACTGAGACGCCCGTCGGGAGCGCCTCGACAGCAGCTGTTCCGCCCTCACCAAAACCAGCAACAACGATCTTCGAGGGGGTCTCGATACGTCGTGATCGGACGCCCGCAACTTCGTTTGTTATCTCATCGATCTCGCTCGTTGGCCCGGCGACAACCAGAACGGTGTTAGGCGTGAGTTTGTCGTTGGGTGACGGCGGTAGGTGAAGTTTGCCGTTCAACCAACCGGCGATCAGCGTCAGGTCTGGGTGGTTCGCGATCGGCGAGTCGCGTACTTGGACGCCATGAAGCGGGCTATCTCGCCGGACAAGTATCTCGCGGATATCGACCTTATCGTTGTCGGACTGTTCATCGATCGTGACGGGTGTTGTCGCTTTCTCCGCCAGTCGCTGGCCGATCAGCGCGTGTGGGGCAACACTTCGATCGACGCCGACTTCTGCAAGCGCCTTTTGCCGGCGGGTCGACTCTGTGAAACTGATCACCCGAAGATCCCCATTGGCTTCCAGCGCGGTTAACACGACGTTTGCGGTTTTGTCGCCAGCATCGGTGATGAGCAACGCCGCTCGTTCGATCGTAGCACGGTCAAGGTCGGCTCGATCCTCAGGGTCGCCGTTGATAGCTTGATAGCCGTCATCTGAGAGCCGTTTCGCCTCTTCTTCGTTGGATTCGATGAGGACGTAGTCGATGTCGAGTTCATCGAGGAGCATGTCCGTGTCACGCTGATACTCCGCGATGACGACATGGTCATTCTTGGTGGTGAGACGGTCATCAAGGTTCAACGGTGTCCGCTCGAATAACGGGATGACCAAGACACGCAATGTGACGAAGCCGATGATGACACCGGTCAATTGGATCGTCACCATCAGAACGTTCATCACTGGCGTTTCCCAAGGCGAATCCGCGCCATACCCTGTCGTCGTCATCGTCTCAACCACCGTCTGGAACGACCGGAAGACCGACTGGGGACGGTTTTCGAACACTCGCATCCCCCAATTGTAGACGATCGTATAGAAGAGAACGACCAAAGCGAGACCGATCACGAAAACCACTAATAGCCGTTGACGTTTCGTGAAATCCCGCGGATGCAGCCCCTTACTGTCTCTGAGTTCGCGTATTGACGTCCAGTCATCGACACTATGACCCTCCGATCAATTAAATAACCGGTCGACTGTTGCGTGGATGTGCTACGGGAGATGGCTGTAGCAATATGTTTGCTCCTTGCTTAGGGCGGTGAGCGGTTGACCGGGAACTGTCCTGATGATTCTGAATACCTGTTCCCTGCTCCATAGGGCGTTATACAGAATTAACTGTTTGACGGTGATATCAACCGGTACCATGCTTTGTCCGCAGTGTCAACACCGACTCAAACCTAGAGCTACCGATAAGAACGTCGGCGGAAAAAACGTAGTGTTCATCAGCTGTAAAAATTGCAACACTGTCATTGGAGTCTTATGACAGTAATATAATAAAACAGTATTTTGAATGTCATGCATACTTACTATTTTGTGACACTTCGATGATTTACTGTTGTCAGTCGGTGGTTGGTACCTGATCGCGCTCTATCCTGGCGAGATACGGCCCGACGACTGCCCAGAGTGATTCGGAATACTGCATCAGCACGCTGCCGAGGATGCTCATCACGAGTACGTATCCCACTGTTAGATCGGGAATCGTCTCGGTCATGATAGGACCGGTACCGGCCGCTGCGATCGTCGCCGCAATGATCAGTGAGAACTCCCCGCGGGTGACCATACCGGTCGCGACCCGCAGCGATCGCCGCTCGTCGAGATCGTAGATACGACCGCCGAGGTAACCGCTAACGAGCTTCGTCGGCGTTGTCACCAGCACGGCGATCGCCAGTACAGCGACCAATCCGAGGTCGACGAATACTCGTGGGTCGGTCCCGAGTCCGACCCAGAAGAAAAATATCGCCGCGAACACGTCTCGGACCGGCGTCAGCAGCCTCTCGATCTCGTCGACGTGATCGGTGCTTGAAAATCCCATTCCGATGAAAAAAGCGGCGACGGCCTCACTAACATCCAACAGCAGCGCGATTCCCGCGACAAAGACGACGAGAGCGACCGTCCGGAGTATTGTCAGTTCCTGGGAGTCGATCGCCAGAAACCGCTGGAAGAATTCGGAACCGTAGAAGACGCCGACGACGAGGATAAGAAGAAAGCCGACAGCAACGCCGATGTCGGCCGCCGCCTCGCCGAGGTCGCCGCTCCCGATCACGATAGCGGAGACGGTTGCGAGATAGAACGCGATAAACAGGTCCTCAAACACCAGCGTCCCGAGCATCGGACTACTCTCGTCGTTGGCGATCCACCCGAGGTCGATCAGCGACTTAGTGATCACCGCGCTTGAAGAGATGTAGACGATCCCCCCGAGCAACACCGCCTCGACGAGCGACCAGCCTAGCGCAAGGCCGATTATGACTCCGGCTGGAAAATTGATCACCAGGTCGACGACACCCGCCTTTCCGATCCGGTCTCGACTTTCGAGTAGTCGAGTCATGCTGAATTCAAGACCGAGGAAAAAAAGGAGGAAAACGATCCCGAGCTCGGCCCCGAGTTCGATGAACTCACTCTCAGAGATGAACGGCTGCTGGATCTGTACACCGGCATCGCCAAGCGTCAGGGGCGCGAGGGTACCGAGGACATACTCGCTGGCGAGCATGCCACCCACGATGTAAAACGGGATGACAGACTGTCCAATCCGATTAGCTATTGCTCCCGCAAGGGCCACTGTAACGAACATGGCCCCGATTTCGATCAGGGGTGTCTCCGCCATCTACGACTCGTCGATGTACGACTGTTCGCCGTTCTCTGTAGGTTCGTCGAGGCTCGCTTCGCCGGCTGCGAGGCGTTCGAACTCTTGGTGGCTCTCTCGGTCACCGATTGAGACAAGCGTGTCGCCTTCTTCGATTGTGACGTCCGGCGGCGGGTTCTGGATCGTTTCCCCGCCGCGCTGGATGGCGATAATCGAGACGCCAGTCCGCTGGCGGATACCCGATTCAGTGAGCGTCTTGCCGATCAAGGAGGACTCGGCGGTCACCTTGGCCCACTCGATGATCGTCTCGTCGTCTAATACAGTGCTGATCTGGTCATCTCGAATGGGTTGGAAATATGCGCCCTCCATGATCGTGCCGACCTGCCGCGCGAGCTTATCTGATAGCTCGAACACCTTTTCGGAGTCGGCTTCAGGAGTCTGCCGTAAGAATAGCTCTCGCTTACCCGTGTTGTGGATGACGATGACGAGCTGGGCTTCCCCGTCAAGGTCGATCTCGAACTTCTTTCCGACCCCAGGAAGATCGGTCTCGTAGACGGCCATATCGAACAAAGGAACGAAATAGACAAAAGTCCCCATGGTCGTGAGCTGGCGAATATCACATCCGAATCATGCGCATACTCGCCTCCACAGTCGGTTTGATCTTACTAACCGAAGTTTGCCGGCTACTGATTGCTTTACCACACATCCCCAGCCGCGGATGCTCGGGACGGTAACGATCACCTCGACTCAAAAATTATGTTGAGTCAGGCCGAAGCTCCATATACGCCGTTTCAGGACCTATGAAAGAGATTGAATCCATGACAATCCATCCATTTGGTGATGGATTGCTTGTTGAACTGATCGGTATTGATGAACATGATGATGTCTCTACAGTGACGATTGAATTTGACATTGTAGATGATAACGGAGAAGCGGCTGCCCGTGAAGATATTCCCTCAAACTATAAAGAGGACGTTAAGGCAGTTCTTTCCAAGAATGGATATTCGATTTCTAATATCTAAGGCCACTCTTTGCTGTATACGCATCTGATATTGATCAGCCGATTCACGACTCAGTCGTAAGAACGAAACTTTGCTCTCGATTACATGCATGAGGGCATCATAGATGCCCCTATTACTCAGTTCGCGTTACCTTCCCGGTACTTCCACTGTTTCGGATCAGCGCACGGCGGTTTGACGTACCAGTTCCGCCAGCGATGAAGCGCTTCGCCGGAGAGACCGATCAGCATTGCTCCAAGCGCAACGAATCCCTGCTGCCGGAGAGGCATTAGCGCGTCTGGGAGTTCGTTCTTACTCACTTGCCGAGTCTCCTGGGCGATACTTCCAGCGTGACGCCGCTGGTAGATTTTCAGGTCTTCCGTCGCGTACTTGAGGCATGCTTCGTACAGTTCACGCAGCTGAGGATCAGCCGGATAGTACCCGTCGTCCCTACTGTCGACGTCGACGCAACCATACTCAGAGACTACGTCTTGCATCTGCTCCTCGATGACGTCGGTCATCGTCTCGCCGAGTGATTCGCAGGCGGCCTTGAAATCCTCCTTTAGTTTCGCGTCGACTTTCGCACTGAGACGGGTTTGACCGGCGCTACTGTAGCCTTCGGCACCCATCCGGCTCATCGACGACCACCTGCCGACGTGTACACAGAATCGGGGGTGTTTGACCCCATCGTGTTCACGGGTGAACACGCAGACGGCGTCGAGATAGACAGTTTAGCCACACGCCCCCTGGGGGATGCCCGCGGAGGGCTATCGCGCGCGGGTGCGTGCGTCATCGGTGGCACACCTCCTCCTGAGCCCGCTCTATGGCGCCGTCGAATCGTTCTCCGTCGAACGTCTCCCCGGTCATCTGCCGCATTTCGTGCTCGTCGCCGGGGCTGCCATCGGTTTTCTCGACGTCGATGAGTCCGATGAAGGCGGCTTTCCTGAGCGTGCAGAGGTGCGCACAGGGACCGTCGTGATACTTCCAGCCTTTGCAGTCGCACCGCCCGATGTACTTGTCCTCCTCTACTCCGAGGGCGCAGTAGTGGACGTCCTCGCCGCCTCGAAGCGTCACCTTGTAACCGAACCGTCCGAACCGCTCGATCAGCGCGGCGTTGGGTCGGGCTCGAGTCCACGATCGCGACTGCTCGTCCCGTTCGGTGTGGAAATCGAGTGGTTCTCCGTCCGTCGGTTGCGGAAACGCGCTCATGATCCTCGATACACCTCCCCGACGGGGTGCGGCCCGTTCTCACAGACAATCTGTGGGATACCGCCCGGACTCGTCTCCGGCTTCATCCGGCCGCCGCAGTGAGGGCAGTATCGGGTCACCGCCCGACACCTCCGCCGTGCAGGGATTGATCACAGTGGCGGTCGCCAAGTGCCCGCCCGGCGAGTTCGTTCAACCCATCGCACTCGCAGCGAAGAATCACGGTCGACATACCCCCTCCTCAAGCGCAGAGCACTTCCGATGGTCGTGGTCGATCGGTAGGCCGCAGTAGTTGCAGACCGGTGCGTAGGGGTCGTACTCCCTTTGCTCACCGCCCGACGTCGTCGAGGTCCGCCGAGTTTTCCGGTGCTCTCTCTTCCCTACGGCGGTGTCAGAATTAGCCGATTCTACTGATTTCGACCATTTAGAACCCTCTCCCGTGCGGTGATACTCATCGCTCGCGGGAATTAATTTCGAGTGGACTCGCCGGGATTTGAACCCGGGGCCTCTCCCATGCCAAGGGAGTGATCTACCGCTGATCTACGAGCCCTCGATCGCAGTAGCAGCTTTCACGCACGACCGTATAAACCCCTCGATATTCGCCGACAGCGTGGGGGAACCGCTATCGTGCTGATCGCTCACGGACCCCAAAACGGCTCCGATCGAAACCCGCATTCTCCGAACTATTGTTTCAGGTGTTCGATTCGCGCGTACCGGCCCGCTCGCCAGCCGGTGATCGCCGCGACGATCGTCCCGACGACGATCGCGAGGACGAACCCGATCGCGTACACGACGGGCGAGGTCTGTAGGAGGTTGTCGAACCCCACTACGGAAGCAGCCAGGGCGTTCAGCCCGTCGGCGATCGGGCGGGTAGCGAGGAGGCCGGCCAGGCCGCCGAGGACGCCGACGACGACCCCCTGGACGGCGATCGTGCCCGCGAGCAGCCAGCGGGAGAGGCCGATCGCTCGGAGGGCCGCGAGTTCGCCGCGCTGGCGGGCGGTCGCGAGCGCGAAGACGTTGACCGTCAGCGCGATACCGCCGACGACGGCGAGGACGATCAGCGTGGCGCCGCTGGCGATGATCACGGGTCGATCTTCGATCATCGATTCGACCTGCTCGTCGCTCGTGCGGACGTCGTAGTCGGGGTACTCCGCGGCGAGGTCGTCCCGTACCGCGTCCCGATCGGCGTCCTCCGTCACCTCGGCGGTGATGAACGTCGCGCGATCGGTGCCGCTCGTCCCGGCGACGGTCTGGAGGTCCGCGAACGGGACCGTGATCGCCTGCGAGCCGAGGAACTGCGAGTGGTAGGCGGAGATGCCGACGACGGTGAACTCGTACTCGGGTGCCGTCTCGCGGCTCGTTCCGACGTAGATCGTGTCGCCGACCTCGGCGTCGTGGGCTTTGGCGATCCGCGGATCGAGGATGATCTCGCCGTACTGCAGTTCGTCAGATCGTCTCGCGGCGGCTTCGTTCGCGGCTTCGAATTCGAATCCGCCGCCGGCTTCGTAATTGAACCTGTCGTGGGTCTCCTGGACCCCGACGGCGGGGTAGCGCTCCAGTGACCCGGGATCGGTCCCCACGTACACCTCGTGCATCGCGATCGGGCTCGCTGACCGGATGTCCTCTCGCTGGTTGATCTCCGCGATGGTGCCGTGGGCGCCGTCGATCGGGTTCTCCGTGCCGCTGGCGGATCGGTCGACCGGGTCGTTCGAGATCCAGATGTCACGATTGGCGTTCTGGAGCCCCTCCTCGCCCTTCTCGATGACGCCGACGCCGAGGCCGGCGAGCAGCGTCATCGAGAGCACGGCCAGCATCACCGCAAGGACGGTGAGCACGGTCCGGCCCGGCGACCGGCGAAGCTGTGCGAGCGCGATCCCGACGACGGCGCTCGCCCGCGTCTTCGCGCCGCGGACGCCCGTCGTCCCCTCGCGGACGCTCATCGGCTCACCTCCTGAAGGACGGACGTCCGGGCGGCGACCGCGATCGGATAGGGGACGGCGACGAGCCCCGAAAACAGCGCGACGACGATCGCGTACGGGACGAACAGCGGGTGAAAGGCCGCGACGGACCCCGGTCCGGCGGTCACGCCGGCGACCGCGTTCAGGACGGCGATCCCCGCGATTCCGAGCCCGATCCCGAGGAGCGCGCCGATCAGCGTCGTGGCCAGCGTCGTCAGCGCGACCACGAGGAGCCGACCGTGGGTGGGGATCCCGACGGCTTCGAGCACGGCGATCGAGCGCCGGTCGTCGTCGACGGTCATGCCGACGGTCGTCGCGACGAACGAGGCGCAGATGACGACGCCGACGACGAGCGCGAGCAGACTCGTCGCGAGCGCCAGGCCGTCACCGGCCAGCGCCGACGGGTCGTGCCCGTCAAGCGGGTCGACGCTGGCGCTCGGGTACGCCTCGGTGGCGGCCGCCTCCGCGGACTCGACATCCCCCCAGACGAGGAGGTGATTCGCGAGGTCGCCGTTGTCGGCGCCGGACGCCGACTGGAGGTCGTGCAGGTGGACGACGGCGACCGGCGTCCCGCTCGCTGATTCCGACTTGCCCGCCGTCTCGATCGCGGACACGTTCCACGCCGCGTCGCCGTCCGAATCGGCGTTCGAGGGGGTAAAATCGTTCGACTGGGCGAGGTCGTCGCCGGTCGACGCGTTGAGGCGCTCCGCGGCCGCGCGCGACAGGACGATCTTACGGTCGGACGGGCCGGCGTTCGAGCCGGTCGCGTCGCGACGGTCGCCCGACTCGAGTTCGTCCGTCGGGAGGCCCGCGACGGTTCGTGACTGCTCGTCGGGGACGACGCCGACGAGGAGAACGGTCTTCGGCTCACCGCCGTCCGATTGGAGCTGGACCGTCTCGTAGAGGACGGGCGAGGCGTGATCGACGCCCTCCTCCGATCGGATCGTCTCGGCCCGCTCGCTCGCGGCGCCGAGTCGCGGTCCCTCGACCTCGTCGACGGTCGACAGCGTCCCGCTGTCCGCCGGTGCGACCCGGACGTCGGCGTCGGTCTCGGTCGCGATCCCGCCGCCGGCAAGCGACAACGCGATCCCCGTCACGAGCAACAGCAGCGCGATCGTGAGGGCGACGGCGCTGACGGTCGCGAGCACCCGCCCCGATCGCGTCTTCGTCGCTCGCTTCCAGAGGCGAACGATCGTCACGCCGACGAGTCCACGCCAGCGGCTCCGGCGCGTGCCGGCGTCGTCGCCGTACGCCGGATCCTCACCGCCCATCCTCGATCACCCGTCCGTCCCGGAGCGTGACCACCCGATTGGCGACGGCGAGCGTGCTCGGGTCGTGGGAGGCGACGACGATCGCGCGGTCGCGTCCGACGTCGGTGAGCAACTCGAGCACGTCGGTCCCGGTGTCAGTGTCGAGTTCGCCCGTCGGTTCGTCGGCGACGACCACGTCCGGGTCCGTCGCGAGCGCTCGCGCGATCGCGACTCGCTGTTGTTCGCCGCCGCTGAGTTCGCCGGGGAGGTGCGTGACGCGGTCGGCGAGCCCGACCGCGTCGAGCAGCGCCGTCGCCCGCTCGCGCCGGTCGGATTTCGGGATTCCCCGCTGGACGAGCGGGAGCGCGACGTTCGCCCGCGCCGAGAGCGACGGCAGGAGGTGAAAGCGCTGGAAAACGATGCCGACGTGCCGGCGCCGAAGCCGCGTCCGCCCACGGCCGGAGAGGCTCGTCAGATCCGTCCCGCACAGTTCGATCGTCCCCGCCGTCGGCACGAGGAGGCCGGCGATTGCGTGGAGCAGCGTCGACTTGCCGCTCCCGCTGGGGCCCTGGAGACCGACGATCGTCCCCGGACGGACGTCGAGGGAGACCTCCCGAAGCGCGGTCACCGATCGGTCTTTCCCCGGACGAAACCGCCGGCTCCCGGTTCCGTACTCGTGAGAGACGGCGTCGAGACGAACCACCGCCTCGCCCTGCTCGTCGGTGCTGTGCGGCGAAAGCGACGGCGATGTCCGATCGAATTGTGTCACGGATTGCTCTTGGGCGACCGGACGCAGGCCGGGGCTATTGTTTCGGACTCGTTTGCCACAGATCAGGCGGCAGTTTCGCCGTCCGCGGCTGCGACGGGTGAGCGATACCCCCTCGTTCGAGGATCGGACGCCGCTGCGTCCGCCCAGGGCTCCCGAGCGCCGCCGTATCCGCGGATCGGGCCGAGTTTCGCGTCGCACAACTGGCTCGCGCCGATCGCGAATCGTGCGCGCGATCGGTTCGCGGCGATCACGAACGGTGGCAAGAAATTAGACCCAGACTATCGTCTAGTGCCAACGTATACCAGACCATGAAACAGGAGATGCGTACCACCGACTTCCTGGACCGGGCGGTCGACCTGTACGGGGACGTTACCGGCGTCGTCGCGCACGACGGCACCGAATACACCTACGACGAGGTGAACGATCGGGTCAATCGGCTGGCTCACGCGCTCGTCGACAGCGGGGTCGAACAGGGCGATCGCGTCGCGTTGCTCGCGCCGAATACGCACTACTTTATCGAGGCCCTGTACGCGACGAACAAACTCGGCGCCGTGTTCGTTCCGCTTAACTACCGGCTGGCCACGGGCGAGTACGAGTACATCTTGAACGACTGCGAGGCGGGAACGCTGATCGCGGACTACGACTACGCCGAGAAGGTCGAACCGATCCGCGACGAGATCCCGGCGGAGACGTTCGTCGGGTACCGGGCGGACGAGATAGCCGGCGACGACTGGCGCGACTACGAGGCGTTCATCGACGGTCGGTCCGCAGCGGAACCCGACCGGCCCGATATCAGCGAGGACGACGACGCCAGCATCAACT
It includes:
- a CDS encoding ABC transporter permease, whose amino-acid sequence is MGGEDPAYGDDAGTRRSRWRGLVGVTIVRLWKRATKTRSGRVLATVSAVALTIALLLLVTGIALSLAGGGIATETDADVRVAPADSGTLSTVDEVEGPRLGAASERAETIRSEEGVDHASPVLYETVQLQSDGGEPKTVLLVGVVPDEQSRTVAGLPTDELESGDRRDATGSNAGPSDRKIVLSRAAAERLNASTGDDLAQSNDFTPSNADSDGDAAWNVSAIETAGKSESASGTPVAVVHLHDLQSASGADNGDLANHLLVWGDVESAEAAATEAYPSASVDPLDGHDPSALAGDGLALATSLLALVVGVVICASFVATTVGMTVDDDRRSIAVLEAVGIPTHGRLLVVALTTLATTLIGALLGIGLGIAGIAVLNAVAGVTAGPGSVAAFHPLFVPYAIVVALFSGLVAVPYPIAVAARTSVLQEVSR
- a CDS encoding cation:proton antiporter regulatory subunit; amino-acid sequence: MAVYETDLPGVGKKFEIDLDGEAQLVIVIHNTGKRELFLRQTPEADSEKVFELSDKLARQVGTIMEGAYFQPIRDDQISTVLDDETIIEWAKVTAESSLIGKTLTESGIRQRTGVSIIAIQRGGETIQNPPPDVTIEEGDTLVSIGDRESHQEFERLAAGEASLDEPTENGEQSYIDES
- a CDS encoding cation:proton antiporter, with product MAETPLIEIGAMFVTVALAGAIANRIGQSVIPFYIVGGMLASEYVLGTLAPLTLGDAGVQIQQPFISESEFIELGAELGIVFLLFFLGLEFSMTRLLESRDRIGKAGVVDLVINFPAGVIIGLALGWSLVEAVLLGGIVYISSSAVITKSLIDLGWIANDESSPMLGTLVFEDLFIAFYLATVSAIVIGSGDLGEAAADIGVAVGFLLILVVGVFYGSEFFQRFLAIDSQELTILRTVALVVFVAGIALLLDVSEAVAAFFIGMGFSSTDHVDEIERLLTPVRDVFAAIFFFWVGLGTDPRVFVDLGLVAVLAIAVLVTTPTKLVSGYLGGRIYDLDERRSLRVATGMVTRGEFSLIIAATIAAAGTGPIMTETIPDLTVGYVLVMSILGSVLMQYSESLWAVVGPYLARIERDQVPTTD
- a CDS encoding potassium channel family protein; protein product: MRELRDSKGLHPRDFTKRQRLLVVFVIGLALVVLFYTIVYNWGMRVFENRPQSVFRSFQTVVETMTTTGYGADSPWETPVMNVLMVTIQLTGVIIGFVTLRVLVIPLFERTPLNLDDRLTTKNDHVVIAEYQRDTDMLLDELDIDYVLIESNEEEAKRLSDDGYQAINGDPEDRADLDRATIERAALLITDAGDKTANVVLTALEANGDLRVISFTESTRRQKALAEVGVDRSVAPHALIGQRLAEKATTPVTIDEQSDNDKVDIREILVRRDSPLHGVQVRDSPIANHPDLTLIAGWLNGKLHLPPSPNDKLTPNTVLVVAGPTSEIDEITNEVAGVRSRRIETPSKIVVAGFGEGGTAAVEALPTGVSVTTVDESEGRSPDVIGDVTEPETLRKASIDDTSALVVTVDGDSTALLTIAIARSMSSEIEILARVTDGEKTKAAFRAGADYVLSIQQVSARLVATEVHGERVIDPTSQIRLVRADAAPFVGKSLADARLTDEHGWTLIGVSRGDTVCTDERTTIGVDDEVIVAGSDDGIQKFERTVGTS
- a CDS encoding ABC transporter ATP-binding protein, with protein sequence MVRLDAVSHEYGTGSRRFRPGKDRSVTALREVSLDVRPGTIVGLQGPSGSGKSTLLHAIAGLLVPTAGTIELCGTDLTSLSGRGRTRLRRRHVGIVFQRFHLLPSLSARANVALPLVQRGIPKSDRRERATALLDAVGLADRVTHLPGELSGGEQQRVAIARALATDPDVVVADEPTGELDTDTGTDVLELLTDVGRDRAIVVASHDPSTLAVANRVVTLRDGRVIEDGR
- a CDS encoding ABC transporter permease gives rise to the protein MSVREGTTGVRGAKTRASAVVGIALAQLRRSPGRTVLTVLAVMLAVLSMTLLAGLGVGVIEKGEEGLQNANRDIWISNDPVDRSASGTENPIDGAHGTIAEINQREDIRSASPIAMHEVYVGTDPGSLERYPAVGVQETHDRFNYEAGGGFEFEAANEAAARRSDELQYGEIILDPRIAKAHDAEVGDTIYVGTSRETAPEYEFTVVGISAYHSQFLGSQAITVPFADLQTVAGTSGTDRATFITAEVTEDADRDAVRDDLAAEYPDYDVRTSDEQVESMIEDRPVIIASGATLIVLAVVGGIALTVNVFALATARQRGELAALRAIGLSRWLLAGTIAVQGVVVGVLGGLAGLLATRPIADGLNALAASVVGFDNLLQTSPVVYAIGFVLAIVVGTIVAAITGWRAGRYARIEHLKQ